Proteins encoded within one genomic window of Nonomuraea gerenzanensis:
- a CDS encoding metalloregulator ArsR/SmtB family transcription factor, with product MTGSHDETGVFRALADPTRRQILEDLRGGELAAGEIAGRFSISGPSISRHLGVLKGAELVTERRDGNRILYSLVEERLASCVGRFLSAVCPEQIVLRHTRWRRPQESEDS from the coding sequence ATGACCGGATCTCACGACGAGACGGGGGTCTTCCGGGCGCTCGCCGACCCCACCAGGCGCCAGATCCTGGAGGACCTGCGGGGCGGCGAGCTGGCCGCGGGGGAGATCGCCGGGCGCTTCTCGATCAGCGGGCCGTCCATCTCGCGGCACCTCGGCGTGCTCAAGGGAGCCGAGCTGGTCACCGAGCGGCGTGACGGCAACCGCATCCTCTACTCACTGGTCGAAGAGCGGCTGGCGAGCTGTGTCGGGCGGTTCCTCAGCGCCGTGTGCCCGGAGCAGATCGTGCTGCGCCACACCAGGTGGCGCCGTCCGCAGGAGAGTGAGGACTCATGA
- a CDS encoding DUF2071 domain-containing protein, whose protein sequence is MRQPRLSSVVERRLLVNYRVDPEAAARQLPAPLRPQLVNGYAVAGICLLRLGGMRPAWAPRGVGLRSENAAHRFAVEWDGPRGVETGVYIPRRDTASLVNAWAGGRVFPGEHGRADFSVRETPHELHVAYATRDGGTRVSVEVEVTAELRGSELFEDLERASAFFRGGAKGYSATASGVRLDGMELRTERWAVDACRIRSAGSSFFEDPGRFPGGSAVLDCALVMRGVPAVWQPLPAMAAS, encoded by the coding sequence ATGAGACAACCCCGCCTGTCCAGTGTCGTCGAGCGCCGCCTGCTGGTGAACTACCGGGTCGATCCCGAGGCGGCGGCGCGGCAGCTGCCCGCGCCGCTGCGGCCCCAGCTCGTCAACGGCTACGCCGTGGCCGGCATCTGCCTGCTGCGGCTGGGCGGCATGCGGCCGGCGTGGGCGCCGCGCGGGGTGGGGCTGCGCAGTGAGAACGCCGCACACCGGTTCGCCGTCGAGTGGGACGGGCCGCGCGGGGTGGAGACCGGCGTCTACATCCCGCGCCGCGACACCGCCTCGCTGGTCAACGCCTGGGCCGGGGGCCGGGTGTTCCCCGGCGAGCACGGCCGGGCCGACTTCTCGGTACGCGAGACGCCGCACGAGCTGCACGTCGCCTACGCCACCCGCGACGGCGGCACCCGGGTCAGCGTCGAGGTGGAGGTGACGGCGGAGCTGCGCGGCAGCGAGCTGTTCGAGGACCTGGAGCGGGCTTCGGCGTTCTTCCGCGGGGGCGCCAAGGGATACTCGGCGACCGCGTCGGGGGTGCGGCTCGACGGCATGGAGCTGCGTACCGAGCGGTGGGCCGTGGACGCCTGCCGGATCCGCTCGGCCGGTTCCTCGTTCTTCGAGGATCCCGGCCGCTTCCCCGGCGGCAGCGCGGTGCTCGACTGCGCGCTGGTGATGCGCGGGGTGCCGGCGGTGTGGCAGCCGCTGCCCGCCATGGCGGCGTCCTGA
- a CDS encoding alpha/beta fold hydrolase: MTATHILRRPDARLRYEVRGSGPLLVVTGAPMAAADFAPLAEALAAEFTVVTHDPRGISGSVLDDPEQDSTPELRADDLAAILDDLGAESADVFGSSGGAVTGLALVARHPARVRTLVAHEPPCVELLPDAAEQRAAVDDMIETFHRDGLWAAFAKFMGNAGFEQDEAAGPPPSEQMVADSSRFFAHELRGTTRYVPEVEALRAGRVVVGVGAESGQLVTYRTSVALAELLGVTPVEFPGEHGGFMGHPEEFAQVLRKVL; the protein is encoded by the coding sequence ATGACCGCCACCCACATCCTGCGGCGACCGGACGCGCGGCTGCGTTACGAGGTGCGCGGCTCGGGGCCGCTGCTGGTGGTGACCGGCGCACCGATGGCCGCGGCGGACTTCGCGCCGCTGGCCGAGGCGCTGGCCGCCGAGTTCACGGTCGTCACGCACGATCCCCGCGGCATCTCCGGCAGCGTGCTGGACGACCCCGAGCAGGACTCCACGCCCGAGCTGCGGGCCGACGACCTGGCGGCCATCCTCGACGACCTCGGGGCCGAGTCGGCCGACGTGTTCGGCAGCAGCGGCGGCGCGGTGACGGGGCTGGCGCTGGTCGCCCGGCATCCCGCGCGGGTGCGTACGCTCGTGGCGCACGAGCCGCCCTGCGTGGAGCTGCTGCCGGACGCCGCCGAGCAGCGGGCCGCGGTGGACGACATGATCGAGACCTTCCATCGCGACGGGCTCTGGGCGGCGTTCGCGAAGTTCATGGGCAACGCCGGGTTCGAGCAGGACGAGGCCGCGGGGCCGCCGCCGTCGGAGCAGATGGTGGCCGACAGCTCCCGCTTCTTCGCGCACGAGCTGCGGGGCACCACCCGATACGTGCCCGAGGTCGAGGCGTTGCGGGCCGGCCGGGTGGTCGTGGGGGTCGGGGCCGAGTCGGGGCAGCTCGTGACCTATCGGACGTCGGTGGCGCTGGCCGAGCTGCTCGGGGTGACGCCGGTGGAGTTCCCCGGGGAGCACGGGGGGTTCATGGGGCATCCGGAGGAGTTCGCGCAGGTGCTGCGCAAGGTGTTGTAG
- a CDS encoding peptidase domain-containing ABC transporter encodes MRRRVPVVLQNTDTECGAACLTMVLACHGHRTTLHQVADRLGVGRDGLSARALVDGAREHGLQARAFSLAPEDLARVPLPAVAHWEFGHFLVVERWSPDRVDVVDPGQGRRRLTPEEFGAGFTGVLLVFQPGEGFRRGSSSMAGAWRREFARTLLRRRRGLLAQIVAASLLLQLLGLALPLFSELLVDTIVPARAEQVLPLLGLSIALAGAAQFVIGYLRAALLVAVRARADRELTESVVGHLVALPYRYFTQRAKGDLVTRAAGVSTLGDILTGQVVAALLDGPLAVGYLVLVHLWDPVFGLALTGVAVAQSVLLLATTGRIATLTHQELAALSAAQNSLIQTITGIETLKASGAERQAVDQWSAHFARQLNADVRAGLTRGLLEAALSAIRVTAPLGLLWLGAWRVLDGQLTLGTLIALNAVALGALTPLGSLMTGLQSLQQAGAHFDRLSDILAAEPEPSDGIEVLRLRGAVELRAVSFRHGPRAPWTVRDVSVSVCPGQKVALVGASGSGKSTLARLLLALHDPVEGEIRYDGVPAAELNLRTLRRQFGVVTQEPSLFNGSIRENIALNDPAATMDRVVAAARLAALHEEIAAMPMGYETVLTDGGGLSGGQRQRLALARAVLSRPKILLLDEATSNLDSATEAVIEANLGTLAQTRIVIAHRLSTVRDADLILVIDGGRVVQRGTHDELIAAGGRYAELVAAQTVLT; translated from the coding sequence ATGAGGCGGCGCGTCCCCGTCGTGCTGCAGAACACCGACACCGAGTGCGGCGCGGCCTGCCTGACCATGGTGCTGGCCTGCCACGGCCACCGCACCACGCTGCACCAGGTCGCCGACCGGCTGGGGGTCGGCAGGGACGGGCTGAGCGCCAGGGCGCTCGTGGACGGCGCGCGCGAGCACGGCCTCCAGGCGCGGGCCTTCTCGCTGGCGCCGGAGGATCTGGCGCGGGTGCCGCTGCCGGCGGTGGCGCACTGGGAGTTCGGCCACTTCCTGGTGGTGGAGCGCTGGTCGCCCGACCGGGTGGACGTGGTGGACCCCGGGCAGGGGCGGCGGAGGCTGACGCCGGAGGAGTTCGGGGCGGGGTTCACCGGCGTGCTACTGGTGTTCCAGCCGGGCGAGGGGTTCCGGCGGGGGTCGTCGTCGATGGCGGGGGCCTGGCGGCGGGAGTTCGCGCGCACGCTGCTGCGGCGGCGCAGGGGGCTGCTGGCGCAGATCGTGGCCGCCTCGCTGCTGCTGCAACTGCTCGGGCTGGCGCTGCCGCTCTTCTCCGAGCTGCTGGTCGACACCATCGTCCCGGCGCGGGCCGAGCAGGTGCTGCCGCTGCTCGGGTTGTCGATCGCGCTGGCGGGGGCGGCGCAGTTCGTGATCGGGTACTTGCGGGCGGCGCTGCTGGTCGCGGTGCGGGCCAGAGCCGACAGGGAGCTCACCGAGAGCGTGGTGGGGCATCTGGTGGCTCTGCCGTACCGGTACTTCACCCAGCGCGCCAAGGGCGACCTGGTGACGCGGGCGGCCGGGGTGTCCACGCTGGGTGACATCCTGACGGGGCAGGTCGTCGCGGCGCTGCTGGACGGGCCGCTGGCCGTGGGCTACCTGGTGCTCGTCCATCTCTGGGATCCGGTGTTCGGGCTGGCGCTGACCGGCGTGGCCGTGGCGCAGTCGGTGTTGCTGCTGGCCACCACGGGCCGGATCGCCACGCTCACCCACCAGGAGCTGGCGGCGCTGTCGGCGGCGCAGAACAGCCTGATCCAGACGATCACCGGCATCGAGACGCTGAAGGCGTCGGGGGCCGAGCGGCAGGCCGTGGACCAGTGGTCGGCGCACTTCGCCAGGCAGCTCAACGCCGACGTGCGGGCCGGGCTGACCAGGGGCCTGCTGGAGGCGGCGCTGTCGGCGATCAGGGTGACGGCGCCGCTCGGCCTGCTGTGGCTGGGCGCCTGGCGGGTGCTGGACGGCCAGCTCACGCTCGGCACGCTGATCGCGTTGAACGCGGTCGCGCTCGGCGCGCTGACCCCGCTGGGCTCGCTCATGACGGGGCTGCAGAGCCTGCAGCAGGCCGGGGCGCACTTCGACCGGCTCTCGGACATCCTGGCCGCCGAGCCCGAGCCGAGCGACGGCATCGAGGTGCTGCGGCTGCGCGGCGCGGTGGAGCTGCGCGCGGTGAGCTTCCGCCACGGCCCCCGCGCCCCCTGGACGGTACGGGACGTCTCCGTCTCCGTCTGCCCCGGCCAGAAGGTCGCGCTGGTGGGCGCGTCGGGGTCGGGCAAGAGCACGCTGGCCAGGCTGCTGCTCGCGTTGCACGACCCGGTCGAGGGTGAGATCAGGTACGACGGCGTGCCAGCCGCCGAGCTGAACCTGCGCACGTTGCGCCGCCAGTTCGGCGTGGTCACCCAGGAGCCGTCGCTGTTCAACGGCTCGATCAGGGAGAACATCGCGCTGAACGATCCCGCCGCCACCATGGATCGGGTGGTCGCGGCGGCCCGGCTGGCGGCGCTGCACGAGGAGATCGCGGCCATGCCCATGGGGTACGAGACCGTGCTGACCGACGGCGGCGGCCTGTCGGGCGGCCAGCGGCAGCGCCTGGCCCTGGCCCGCGCCGTGCTGTCACGCCCGAAGATCCTGCTGCTCGACGAGGCCACCAGCAACC